Proteins from a genomic interval of Echeneis naucrates chromosome 21, fEcheNa1.1, whole genome shotgun sequence:
- the alkbh6 gene encoding putative RNA/DNA demethylase ALKBH6, protein MEYPTCILDQMKQFVIPGALPTVYYIPDFISEDEESYLLQQVYKSPKTKWTQLSGRRLQNWGGLPHPKGMLVEKIPDWLQTYCEKISSLGAFSGKKANHVLMNEYKPGEGIMHHQSGLPHPP, encoded by the exons ATGGAATACCCAACTTGTATTTTGGACCAAATGAAGCAGTTTGTCATACCTGGTGCCCTGCCAACTGTGTATTACATCCCAGATTTCATATCAGAGGATGAAGAGTCCTACCTCCTTCAGCAGGTCTACAAATCTCCAAAAACGAAATGGACGCAGCTTTCAGGCCGAAGGCTTCAGAACTGGGGAGGGTTACCACATCCTAAAGGCATGCTGGTAGAGAAGATTCCTGACTGGCTGCAGACATACTGTGAGAAAATTTCCTCTCTAGGTGCATTCAGTGGGAAAAAAGCCAACCACGTGTTGATGAATGAGTATAAACCAGGAGAAGGGATCATG CACCATCAGTCTGGGCTCCCACACCCTCCTTGA
- the osgepl1 gene encoding tRNA N6-adenosine threonylcarbamoyltransferase, mitochondrial, translated as MFPTKVRVLLRLLQVRNTFCYSLKGNTTCSRVVLGIETSCDDTGAAVVNEKGVILGEALHSQKEVHLRTGGIIPTVAQQLHRENIGLVVQEALERSGVDPSQLSAVATTVKPGMALSLAVGLEFSQSFVRKFSKPFIPIHHMEAHALTVRMLHPITFPFLVLLVSGGHSLLAVAQGVDDFVLLGHSLDEAPGDTLDKIARRLSLRKHPQCTTLSGGQAIELLAESGDRMRFPLTTPMGQTQDCCFSFAGLRNQVTMMIVKREAEEGIEQGTLLSCVNDIAAATQHTVAAHLAKRTHRAILFCKANGLLPSKSPTLVLSGGVASNQYIRKALTVITDMTGLHLLCPPAKFCTDNGVMIAWNGVERLREGKGILPPNVDVFYEPKAPLGMDMTAEVKAAAIRLPPIRFKIPN; from the exons ATGTTTCCTACCAAAGTTCGAGTTCTCCTCAGGCTGCTACAGGttagaaacacattttgctACTCTTTGAAAGGAAACACCACCTGCTCCAGGGTGGTACTGGGCATCGAGACAAGCTGTGATGACACTGGAGCTGCTGTGGTGAATGAAAAAGGTGTAATACTGGGAGAAGCCCTACACTCACAGAAGGAAGTGCATCTGAG GACTGGTGGTATCATCCCCACAGTAGCACAACAACTCCATAGAGAAAACATAGGGCTTGTGGTCCAGGAGGCTTTGGAGAGAAGCGGTGTGGACCCGAGTCAGCTCTCAGCTGTGGCCACCACAGTGAAGCCAGGCATGGCCCTGAGCTTGGCCGTTGGCCTTGAGTTTAGTCAGAGTTTTGTAAGGAAATTCAGCAAGCCATTCATCCCCATCCATCACATGGAAGCCCATGCCCTGACTGTCAGGATGCTTCATCCCATCACTTTCCCCTTCCTGGTTCTGCTTGTGTCTGGTGGTCACTCACTCCTTGCTGTGGCTCAAGGTGTCGATGACTTTGTGCTTCTGGGTCACTCCCTAGATGAAGCTCCAGGGGACACACTAGATAAG ATTGCGAGACGTTTGTCCCTCAGAAAGCACCCACAGTGCACTACACTAAGTGGAGGACAAGCTATCGAGCTTCTGGCAGAGAGTGGTGACAGGATGAGGTTCCCTCTCACAACCCCAATGGGACAAACTCAAgactgctgtttctcttttgctgGACTGCGAAATCAAGTCACAATGATGATAGTAAAAAGAGAGGCGGAGGAAG gtaTAGAACAAGGGACACTCTTGTCATGTGTTAATGATATTGCGGCGGCCACACAGCACACTGTTGCTGCTCATCTCGCAAAGCGCACACATCGGGCCATCTTGTTTTGTAAGGCAAATGGCTTGCTACCTTCAAAGAGTCCCACCTTG gtgctGTCCGGGGGAGTTGCTAGCAACCAATACATCCGAAAGGCTTTGACTGTCATCACTGACATGACAGGACTGcacctcctctgtcctccagctAAATTCTGCACTGACAATGGAGTGATGATTGCATG GAATGGTGTTGAACGTctgagggaagggaaggggatCCTGCCTCCAAATGTGGACGTCTTCTATGAGCCAAA GGCACCACTAGGTATGGACATGACAGCGGAGGTGAAGGCAGCTGCCATCAGGCTGCCACCCATCAGGTTCAAGATACCTAACTGA